A DNA window from Daucus carota subsp. sativus chromosome 3, DH1 v3.0, whole genome shotgun sequence contains the following coding sequences:
- the LOC135151524 gene encoding uncharacterized protein LOC135151524, translating to MTKGKLKPEWEIFFDTLAKVFSPTDRRNFHNISNILQVFGVCIAFNRQIDFGTIILKEILRKMGPLGSQNVETNDKVECFYPRFLMLLLNDKMTEADKNFYFNAERLNVKQTSLKLINKLAKGNKYNEVPLIVTPFMSERFNAQIVPYQVQVAQQQQQQQQQQQQQQQQQQQQQQQQQQQQQQQQQQHDQHLQLQLQQPPQPQDQQQQQSPHHTPEQSPVQSPIPQRQFPSYEDEPLPFDFFEAQPSSSAPTQPTAQPQYSPPSQSTSQPLPSDSAIDPDLQAFRDDLQAAQPASNEPDNTQVHNPADDSFQPTVSSPNTSTNTTSKPVKKVARKRSLSSLMDQPAALSSQKKQRELLGNVQVDLPSLASGGQFVPPLPLNPFQGTLVVYTGTAGAMSESRDERQTPSDTHAREASETALSVREKVEEEPSSSYRDELKADIHCLTVEMRSNHELYMSKFDEIDSKLDQLLRNSKSDAPTSGEDPSTKGENRDKGGEDKGNNSNQSNKGNTNTNTSDSAPGRETEKSKGKQPMHQQEDKYDALPKEMDDDDVFDATHCQNQEDGAFDEAYLFQTEEEAVDLEHEELVRKFKLENEARKRKLRDFQKLIEDKLITEEEIKKEKQKIYDAACVQKNLDVKHKVGKSWDIARRIFNGPQREHFDDKKFMSLIYDLR from the exons ATGACGAAAGGGAAACTAAAGCCAGAATGGGAGATCTTCTTCGACACGCTTGCTAAGGTGTTCTCTCCCACTGACAGGAGGAACTTTCACAACATATCCAACATACTGCAAGTATTTGGAGTATGTATTGCTTTTAATCGTCAAATTGACTTTGGCACAATTATCCTGAAGGAAATTCTGAGGAAGATGGGACCACTTGGAAGTCAGAACGTGGAAACTaatgataaagttgaatgcttttatccACGATTCCTGATGCTGCttttaaatgataagatgacggaagccgacaagaacttctacttcaatgcTGAAAGACTCAATGTCAAACAGACCAGTCTTAAGTTGATCAACAAACTGGCTAAAGGAAACAAGTACAACGAAGTTCCACTCATTGTTACTCCATTTATGTCGGAAAGGTTCAATGCTCAAATTGTTCCTTATCAGGTTCAAGtggctcaacaacaacaacaacaacaacaacaacaacaacaacaacaacaacaacaacaacaacaacaacaacaacaacaacaacaacaacaacaacaacaacaacaacacgATCAGCACCttcaacttcaactccaacaaccacctcaacctcaagatcaacaacaacaacaatcaccacaTCACACCCCTGAACAATCACCTGTTCAATCACCTATCCCCCAACGACAATTTCCATCatatgaagatgagcctctaccATTTGatttcttcgaagctcaaccatcttcatctgcacCCACACAACCTACTGCTCAACCACAATACTCTCCACCAAgtcaatcaacctcacaaccactgccaTCAGATTCAGCTATCGATCCTGATCTTCAGGCATTCAGAGATGACTTACAGGCagctcag cctgccagcaatgaacctgacaacacacaggttcataaccctgCTGATGATTCATTTCAACCAACtgtctcttctccaaacacttcaaccaACACTACTTCAAAACCTGTTAAGAAGGTTGCCAGAAAGAGGAGTTTGAGTAGTTTGATggatcaacccgcagctctgtcttctcaaaagaaacaaaga GaactgcttggcaatgtgcaagtagatttgccgtcactggcttccggaggacaatttgttcctccactacctttgaacccatttcagggaacattggtagtatacacTGGTACAGCTGGAGCTATGAGTGAATCGAgagatgaaaggcaaacaccgagcgatacacatgcacgtgaggctagtgaaacagctttgagtgtacgtgag aaagtagaggaggagccatccagttcgtacagggatgagctcaaaGCTGATATCCATTGTTTGACTGTCGAAATGAGATCAAACCATGAGCTctacatgtctaaatttgatgagatcgacagcaaattggatcaacttctcaggaactccaagtctgatgctccaacctccggagaggatccctcaactaagggggagaatagagacaagggaggagaagacaaaggaaacaacTCCAACCAGAGTAACAAAGGGAACACAAACACCaacacttctgattctgcacctggcagagaaactgaaaagtcaaaaggcaaacaacccatgcatcaacaggaagacaaaTATGATGCCcttcctaaggaaatggatgatgatgatgtgtttgatgccactcaCTGCCAAAATCAAGAAGATGGTGCATTTGATGAAGCATATCTGTTCCAGACTGAGGAGGAGGCTGTAGACCTAGAACATGAAGAGCTTGTGAGAAAGTTTAAGCtggagaatgaagctagaaagagaaagctcagggactttcaaaAGCTTATAGAGGACAAGCTGATAACTGAGgaggaaatcaagaaggaaaagcaaaagatctatgatgctgcctgtgtgcagaagaatcttgatgttaagcataaagttggtaagagttgggacattgcgcgcagaattttcaatggacctcagagGGAACACTTCGATGACAAGAAATTCATGTCTCTTATCTATGATCTAAGgtag